The Pseudofrankia inefficax genome window below encodes:
- a CDS encoding carbohydrate ABC transporter permease, which yields MFVELAAPAALTGAGRTVTAVSQPVAARPALARRLLAAAPPYLYLLPAVACLVLWTYKPLVEAVQLSFYDWNLLPTSPMTYVGFHKYAEVFTQPGLRRATLNTVYYILGLLPFSVALPTVIALVTRRLGGRSRNVYRAIVFLPMLVAPVAAAAVWNWLLDPTGLSNQALGWFGVAPHNWLRTEGTALPAILAITAWSMCGFATLVVSAGLTGISADYGEAAAIDGATGWQILRWVTLPLLRSTLLFLVLMTVLLSGQWTFPLLDSLTQGGPGDSSSNVYYLLWELGFRNFDAGLASAAGIVFFLVFGLIAAALVALADRFSFHDN from the coding sequence ATGTTCGTCGAGCTCGCCGCCCCGGCGGCGCTCACCGGCGCGGGCCGGACCGTCACCGCTGTCTCCCAGCCGGTGGCGGCCCGGCCCGCGCTCGCCCGGCGGCTGCTCGCAGCGGCCCCGCCCTATCTCTACCTGCTGCCGGCCGTCGCCTGCCTGGTGCTGTGGACGTACAAGCCGCTGGTCGAGGCGGTGCAGCTGTCCTTCTACGACTGGAACCTGCTGCCGACGTCGCCGATGACGTACGTCGGGTTCCACAAGTACGCCGAGGTCTTCACCCAGCCGGGCCTGCGCCGGGCGACGCTGAACACCGTCTACTACATCCTCGGCCTGCTGCCGTTCTCGGTGGCGCTGCCGACGGTCATCGCGCTGGTCACCCGCCGGCTCGGCGGCCGCAGCCGCAACGTGTACCGGGCGATCGTCTTCCTGCCGATGCTGGTGGCGCCGGTCGCGGCCGCCGCCGTGTGGAACTGGCTGCTCGACCCGACCGGCCTGTCGAACCAGGCGCTCGGCTGGTTCGGCGTCGCCCCGCACAACTGGCTGCGCACCGAGGGGACGGCGCTGCCGGCGATCCTGGCGATCACCGCGTGGTCGATGTGCGGCTTCGCGACGCTCGTCGTCTCGGCCGGCCTGACCGGCATCAGCGCCGACTACGGCGAGGCCGCCGCGATCGACGGTGCCACCGGCTGGCAGATCCTGCGCTGGGTGACGCTGCCGCTGCTGCGCTCGACCCTGCTGTTCCTGGTGCTGATGACGGTGTTGCTGTCCGGGCAGTGGACCTTCCCGCTGCTGGACTCGCTCACCCAGGGTGGTCCGGGCGACAGCTCGTCGAACGTCTACTACCTGCTCTGGGAGCTCGGCTTCCGCAACTTCGACGCCGGTCTCGCGTCCGCGGCCGGGATCGTCTTCTTCCTGGTGTTCGGGCTCATCGCGGCCGCGCTCGTCGCGCTCGCCGACCGGTTCAGCTTCCACGACAACTAA
- a CDS encoding DsbA family oxidoreductase yields MLQIDIWSDVACPFCYIGKRSFEGALATFEHADEVEVRWHSFELDPHAPSVPASGIYDLLAAKYGVTREQAVAMNERVATMAAAVGLTLDFDAIKPTSTFAAHRVLQCAATEDLQAAAAEELFAAYFTKGANLADPDELADAVAVLGLDRERLRAVAAGDEFAGQVRADEARAAELGITGVPYFLVQSRYAVSGAQPRETFEKALSKAWDLATADATAS; encoded by the coding sequence ATGCTGCAGATCGACATCTGGTCGGACGTCGCCTGCCCGTTCTGCTATATCGGGAAGCGGTCCTTCGAGGGTGCCCTGGCGACCTTCGAGCATGCCGACGAGGTCGAGGTCCGCTGGCACAGCTTCGAGCTCGACCCGCACGCGCCCAGCGTCCCGGCGAGCGGCATCTACGACCTGCTCGCGGCGAAGTACGGCGTCACCAGGGAGCAGGCCGTCGCGATGAACGAGCGGGTCGCCACGATGGCCGCGGCCGTCGGCCTGACCCTGGACTTCGACGCGATCAAGCCGACCAGCACGTTCGCCGCGCACCGCGTCCTGCAGTGCGCGGCCACCGAGGACCTGCAGGCCGCGGCCGCCGAGGAGCTGTTCGCCGCCTACTTCACCAAGGGCGCGAACCTCGCCGACCCGGACGAGCTGGCCGACGCCGTGGCCGTCCTCGGCCTGGACCGCGAGCGGCTGCGCGCGGTCGCGGCGGGCGACGAGTTCGCCGGCCAGGTCCGCGCCGACGAGGCGCGCGCCGCCGAGCTGGGCATCACCGGCGTCCCGTACTTCCTGGTCCAGTCCCGGTACGCGGTGTCCGGCGCGCAGCCCCGCGAGACCTTCGAGAAGGCCCTCTCGAAAGCCTGGGACCTGGCCACCGCGGACGCCACCGCCTCCTGA
- a CDS encoding GntR family transcriptional regulator: protein MALDFDPSGAPLGPTAADVRRRLRHLVTDGAHRPGERLGGERDLAASLGVSRETLRQALTSLEREGVVLRVRGRGGGTFVAPRKVERDLTRIVGVPELLRTQGFTAGSQVVSAALEPADETVAKALELEPGDPVARIVRLRLADGGPISLENACFPARRFPGLFNLPLGGSLYELFAEEYDIRPGEALEQIEVVLAGDEEAVLLRSAVGAPLLALDRTTRDQDGQPFEHSHDLFRADRIRILVRSTGTTVATTR from the coding sequence ATGGCGCTCGACTTCGACCCGTCCGGGGCCCCGCTGGGGCCGACGGCCGCTGACGTGCGCCGACGGCTGCGCCACCTGGTGACGGACGGCGCCCATCGTCCCGGTGAACGCCTCGGCGGCGAGCGGGACCTCGCCGCGTCACTCGGCGTGAGCAGGGAGACCCTGCGCCAGGCGCTCACGTCGCTGGAGCGGGAGGGCGTCGTCCTGCGGGTCCGCGGCCGCGGCGGCGGCACGTTCGTCGCGCCGCGCAAGGTCGAGCGGGACCTGACCAGGATCGTCGGCGTCCCCGAGCTGCTGCGCACCCAGGGCTTCACCGCGGGCTCGCAGGTCGTCAGCGCGGCGCTGGAGCCGGCCGACGAGACCGTCGCGAAGGCCCTGGAGCTGGAGCCCGGCGACCCGGTCGCCCGGATCGTGCGGCTGCGGCTCGCCGACGGCGGCCCGATCTCGCTGGAGAACGCCTGCTTCCCGGCCCGCCGCTTCCCCGGGTTGTTCAACCTGCCGCTGGGGGGATCGCTCTACGAACTGTTCGCCGAGGAGTACGACATCCGCCCCGGCGAGGCGCTCGAACAGATCGAGGTGGTGCTGGCGGGTGACGAGGAGGCCGTCCTGCTGCGCTCGGCGGTGGGCGCCCCGCTGCTCGCCCTCGACCGGACCACCCGCGACCAGGACGGGCAGCCGTTCGAGCACTCCCACGACCTGTTCCGCGCCGACCGCATCCGCATCCTCGTGCGTTCCACCGGCACCACCGTCGCCACCACCCGCTGA
- a CDS encoding ABC transporter substrate-binding protein, whose protein sequence is MPNPAGRGPTAPAGRRRGRIAAAATAAAVLATLPAALASCGSTQEPATAASGSCPSPGVSGDTIKIGLIYPDTGGQIADSFRDVRSAVQARVDAQNAAGGVHGRTVQIVWRDDQSDPGLFRTAAQDLVDNQKVFGLIVESIAAGPTASWLEANGIPAAGVAIGAGQHRNLFSFGSLFTGQNVNVDTFGRYVRAGGGTKALVVVDPSQPAAAGLVGVFGPSLTSQGVQVAGQENYPAGATTPAHIVDALRHAGADTLIGVLKPADFADIYTAAKTAGVKLKVALSAAGYEQDLLDQRGAALAGMSVIVGYASFEQASPAMTAFHSAMATYSPELQDPNSEAALSAYVSTDEMLKGLDLAGACPTREGFITGLHKVTDYSAGGLIAPTDLSNPTAATTCFNFVKANATGTRFEPVTPPAGSSDGFWCGKPLS, encoded by the coding sequence GTGCCGAACCCCGCTGGGCGAGGCCCCACCGCGCCCGCCGGCCGCCGACGCGGCCGGATCGCCGCGGCCGCGACGGCGGCGGCCGTGCTCGCCACGCTGCCGGCCGCGCTCGCCAGCTGCGGCTCGACCCAGGAACCGGCGACCGCCGCCAGCGGCAGCTGTCCGTCACCGGGCGTGTCCGGCGACACGATCAAGATCGGTCTGATCTACCCGGACACCGGAGGCCAGATCGCCGACAGCTTCCGGGACGTCCGCAGCGCGGTGCAGGCACGCGTCGACGCGCAGAACGCGGCCGGGGGCGTGCACGGCCGGACGGTCCAGATCGTCTGGCGCGACGACCAGTCCGACCCCGGGCTGTTCCGCACGGCGGCGCAGGATCTCGTCGACAACCAGAAGGTCTTCGGCCTCATCGTCGAGTCGATCGCGGCGGGCCCGACCGCGTCCTGGCTGGAGGCCAACGGCATCCCCGCGGCGGGGGTCGCGATCGGCGCCGGCCAGCACCGCAACCTCTTCTCGTTCGGGTCGCTGTTCACCGGCCAGAACGTCAACGTCGACACCTTCGGCCGGTACGTGCGGGCCGGCGGCGGAACCAAGGCCCTCGTCGTCGTCGACCCGTCGCAACCGGCGGCGGCCGGCCTCGTCGGCGTCTTCGGCCCCAGCCTGACCAGTCAGGGCGTGCAGGTCGCCGGCCAGGAGAACTACCCCGCCGGTGCCACCACCCCGGCCCACATCGTCGACGCGCTGCGCCACGCCGGCGCCGACACGCTGATCGGCGTGCTGAAGCCGGCCGACTTCGCCGACATCTACACCGCGGCCAAGACGGCCGGGGTCAAGCTCAAGGTCGCGCTGAGCGCCGCCGGCTACGAGCAGGACCTGCTCGACCAGCGGGGCGCGGCCCTCGCCGGCATGTCGGTGATCGTCGGCTACGCCTCGTTCGAGCAGGCGTCGCCCGCGATGACGGCCTTCCACAGCGCGATGGCGACCTACTCCCCCGAGTTGCAGGACCCGAACTCGGAGGCAGCGCTCTCGGCCTACGTCTCGACCGACGAGATGCTCAAGGGCCTCGACCTCGCCGGCGCCTGCCCGACCCGGGAGGGCTTCATCACCGGCCTGCACAAGGTCACCGACTACTCGGCCGGTGGCCTGATCGCTCCCACCGACCTGAGCAACCCGACAGCCGCGACGACGTGCTTCAACTTCGTGAAGGCCAACGCGACGGGGACCAGGTTCGAGCCGGTGACGCCGCCCGCCGGCAGCTCGGACGGGTTCTGGTGTGGCAAGCCGCTGAGCTAG
- a CDS encoding carbohydrate ABC transporter permease — MSVQTAGAALAGPPKARLAWAGAAGRHAVMVVLSLLSIVPIYWMYAGSLRRPGDILSQNPLPWPLSLRNYHYVLHSLDVPVLLANTLVIAAASTVGQLLVCLLAAYAFAAWDFRGKNVLFLLFVVTWLVPFQVTMISNYLVLNKLGLLNSLAGVVVPTLCSALAVLMLRQHMQAFPRELLDAAKIDGRRSWSTLWTVVVPNLRPVLASLAILLFISAWNEYFWPALVLQRANSVIQLGIRGYLTQEGNDWGAIMAASGLACLPIFALYVVLQRQVIDAFVRSGLR, encoded by the coding sequence ATGAGCGTCCAGACGGCCGGGGCCGCCCTCGCCGGGCCGCCGAAGGCGCGGCTGGCCTGGGCCGGCGCGGCCGGGCGGCACGCGGTGATGGTCGTGCTGAGCCTGCTCAGCATCGTCCCGATCTACTGGATGTACGCCGGGTCGCTGCGCCGGCCCGGCGACATCCTCAGCCAGAACCCGCTGCCGTGGCCGCTGTCGCTGCGCAACTACCACTACGTCCTGCACTCGCTGGACGTCCCGGTGCTGCTCGCCAACACCCTCGTGATCGCGGCGGCGTCGACGGTCGGGCAGCTGCTGGTCTGTCTGCTCGCCGCCTACGCGTTCGCGGCCTGGGACTTCCGCGGCAAGAACGTGCTGTTCCTGCTGTTCGTCGTCACCTGGCTCGTCCCGTTCCAGGTCACGATGATCTCCAACTACCTGGTGCTCAACAAGCTGGGCCTGCTCAACAGCCTGGCCGGCGTGGTCGTCCCGACGTTGTGCTCGGCGCTGGCCGTGCTCATGCTGCGCCAGCACATGCAGGCCTTCCCCCGGGAGCTGCTGGACGCGGCGAAGATCGACGGCCGGCGCTCCTGGTCGACGCTGTGGACGGTCGTCGTGCCGAACCTGCGCCCGGTGCTCGCGTCGCTGGCGATCCTGCTGTTCATCAGCGCCTGGAACGAGTACTTCTGGCCGGCGCTGGTGCTGCAGCGGGCGAACTCGGTGATCCAGCTCGGCATCCGCGGCTACCTCACCCAGGAGGGCAACGACTGGGGCGCCATCATGGCCGCCTCCGGGCTGGCCTGTCTGCCGATCTTCGCGCTGTACGTCGTGCTGCAGCGCCAGGTCATCGACGCCTTCGTCCGCTCCGGGCTGCGCTGA
- a CDS encoding tyrosine-protein phosphatase — protein MTLDLEDTPGLGTAGLDSAADADRVLRLAGSLNLRDVGDYRAADGRRVRRRTLLRSAAMHGLGDQARAVFAQLGVRTVVDLREAQEAAHEPDALGRLPITTRWIPIFSDGTGTSSLPTVVPATSGDAPAAGDNAPGSGAAAAEGARTAQAAGAGMTLASIYDFILDGKGDRLTAAVLALAEPGALPAIVHCSAGKDRTGLTIMLVLDLLGVPDEVIARDYALTAELLGDEAQAAIRRLSASAAGGDPDNLPSDLMSSPPELILTALARVRASHGSARGYLLAHGATDEALDALAEALLVTDSPATTDGDAATDTPLDHDPA, from the coding sequence ATGACACTCGACCTGGAAGACACTCCCGGCCTCGGCACGGCCGGCCTCGACAGTGCCGCCGACGCCGACCGCGTGCTGCGGCTGGCCGGCTCGCTCAACCTGCGGGACGTGGGCGACTACCGGGCCGCCGACGGCCGCCGGGTCCGGCGCCGCACCCTGCTGCGCTCGGCGGCGATGCACGGCCTCGGCGACCAGGCCCGCGCGGTGTTCGCGCAGCTCGGGGTGCGCACCGTCGTCGACCTGCGCGAGGCGCAGGAGGCCGCGCACGAGCCGGACGCGCTCGGCCGGCTGCCGATCACCACCAGGTGGATCCCGATCTTCTCCGACGGCACCGGCACGTCCAGCCTGCCGACCGTCGTCCCGGCGACCTCCGGCGACGCTCCCGCCGCCGGCGACAACGCTCCCGGGTCCGGCGCCGCGGCGGCCGAGGGCGCGCGCACGGCCCAGGCGGCCGGGGCCGGGATGACGCTGGCGTCGATCTACGACTTCATCCTCGACGGCAAGGGCGACCGGCTGACCGCCGCGGTGCTCGCGCTCGCCGAGCCCGGCGCCCTGCCCGCGATCGTGCACTGCTCGGCCGGGAAGGACCGGACCGGGCTGACGATCATGCTGGTGCTTGACCTGCTCGGCGTCCCGGACGAGGTCATCGCCCGCGACTACGCGCTGACGGCCGAGCTGCTCGGCGACGAGGCGCAGGCCGCGATCCGCCGGCTCTCGGCGTCGGCTGCCGGCGGCGACCCGGACAACCTGCCCAGCGACCTGATGAGCTCCCCGCCGGAGCTGATCCTGACGGCGCTCGCGCGGGTCCGGGCCAGCCACGGCTCGGCCCGTGGCTACCTGCTCGCCCACGGCGCCACCGACGAGGCGCTCGACGCGCTGGCCGAGGCCCTGCTGGTGACCGACAGTCCGGCCACGACCGACGGCGACGCCGCGACCGACACCCCGCTCGACCACGACCCAGCCTGA
- a CDS encoding Lrp/AsnC family transcriptional regulator gives MVVTQTPESVMPRLDPVVMDIDDQRVVRALQVAPRASFARLGSVLGLPERTVARRYRALRRDGFLRIFATVNPKVAGQHPWMVRVRCRPDSAEALAAALARRDDVRWLSLAAAGSELVFSMRSLSAEQRETLLTRRLPRTAHVLDIDAAVVLHIFIGDRSDDWDGLSGCVTAEEAAALTAISELPAARDVSAPVRLEPTDRAIIAALARDGRASYAELAAAAGITEGRITRRLATLLATNTVFIDMDLALRRFGYTAAAHVYLRVTPSVLHETGKTLAALPEVCFAAATSGPHNLVATVLCHDLAELYTFTTSRIGALDGVQTCEISPVLRNVKQAGGLADEDGRLLDPA, from the coding sequence ATGGTGGTGACCCAGACGCCGGAAAGCGTCATGCCGCGCCTCGACCCTGTGGTGATGGACATCGACGACCAGCGGGTCGTACGGGCCCTGCAGGTGGCGCCGCGGGCCAGCTTCGCGCGGCTCGGGTCCGTCCTCGGCCTCCCCGAGCGGACCGTCGCCCGCCGCTACCGCGCGCTGCGCCGGGACGGCTTCCTGCGGATCTTCGCCACGGTCAACCCCAAGGTGGCCGGGCAGCACCCGTGGATGGTCCGGGTGCGGTGCCGGCCCGACAGCGCCGAGGCGCTCGCCGCCGCGCTCGCCCGCCGGGACGACGTCCGCTGGCTGTCACTGGCGGCCGCCGGGTCCGAGCTGGTCTTCTCGATGCGGTCGCTGTCGGCCGAGCAGCGCGAGACGCTGCTGACCCGCCGGCTGCCGCGCACCGCGCACGTCCTCGACATCGACGCCGCCGTGGTGCTGCACATCTTCATCGGCGACCGGTCCGACGACTGGGACGGCCTCAGCGGCTGCGTGACGGCCGAGGAGGCCGCCGCGCTCACCGCCATCTCCGAGCTGCCGGCGGCCCGCGACGTGTCCGCGCCGGTCCGCCTCGAACCGACCGACCGCGCGATCATCGCGGCGCTCGCCCGGGACGGGCGGGCGAGCTACGCCGAGCTCGCCGCCGCCGCCGGGATCACCGAGGGGCGGATCACCCGCCGGCTCGCCACGCTGCTGGCCACCAACACGGTCTTCATCGACATGGACCTGGCCCTGCGCCGGTTCGGCTACACCGCCGCCGCCCACGTCTACCTGCGGGTCACCCCGTCCGTGCTGCACGAGACCGGCAAGACGCTCGCGGCGCTTCCGGAGGTCTGTTTCGCGGCGGCCACCTCCGGGCCGCACAACCTGGTCGCCACGGTCCTGTGCCACGACCTCGCCGAGCTGTACACCTTCACCACCAGCCGGATCGGCGCGCTCGACGGCGTGCAGACGTGCGAGATCTCGCCGGTGCTGCGCAACGTCAAGCAGGCCGGCGGGCTGGCCGACGAGGACGGCCGCCTGCTCGACCCGGCCTGA
- a CDS encoding metallophosphoesterase has translation MRFLTDPPTPTHTVIQLSDTHIVPEGELYHGTLDTLANVAAAFDQIEQSGIDVAALVLSGDLADAGDLASYRRLRAYVEQRAGALGLPVLYMMGNHDSRGPFREGLLGAEPTTEPYDYVFWSGDLRIIALDSTEPGEVLGVLSDEQLAWLAAELATPAPAGTILALHHPPVPSPIGMLNTMVLEAPERLGQVIAGTDVRIVLAGHAHHGSVGILGGVPVWVAGATAYAARALGPAGGYAGVTGGVFTRIDVYAGQAVATVIPTTVGDSIYELTPDMLAKYADELDPDAELTHEDLDKLTKA, from the coding sequence GTGCGCTTTCTGACCGACCCCCCGACCCCGACGCACACCGTCATCCAGCTCTCCGACACCCACATCGTGCCCGAGGGCGAGCTGTACCACGGCACGCTCGACACCCTCGCCAACGTCGCTGCCGCGTTCGACCAGATCGAGCAGTCCGGCATCGACGTGGCCGCGCTGGTGCTGTCCGGTGACCTCGCCGACGCCGGCGACCTGGCCTCCTACCGGCGGCTGCGCGCCTACGTGGAGCAGCGGGCCGGCGCGCTCGGCCTGCCGGTGCTGTACATGATGGGCAACCACGACAGCCGCGGCCCGTTCCGGGAGGGCCTGCTCGGCGCCGAGCCGACGACCGAGCCCTACGACTACGTGTTCTGGTCCGGCGACCTGCGGATCATCGCGCTCGACTCGACCGAGCCCGGCGAGGTCCTCGGCGTGCTGTCCGACGAGCAGCTGGCCTGGCTGGCCGCCGAGCTCGCCACCCCCGCGCCGGCCGGCACGATCCTCGCGCTGCACCACCCGCCGGTGCCCTCGCCGATCGGCATGCTCAACACCATGGTCCTGGAGGCGCCGGAGCGCCTCGGCCAGGTGATCGCCGGCACCGACGTGCGGATCGTGCTCGCCGGCCACGCGCACCACGGCTCGGTCGGGATCCTCGGCGGCGTGCCGGTCTGGGTCGCGGGGGCGACCGCCTACGCGGCCCGCGCGCTCGGCCCGGCCGGCGGCTACGCGGGCGTCACCGGGGGCGTGTTCACCCGGATCGACGTCTACGCCGGCCAGGCCGTCGCCACCGTCATCCCGACGACGGTCGGCGACTCCATCTACGAGCTGACCCCCGACATGCTGGCGAAGTACGCCGACGAGCTCGACCCCGACGCCGAGCTGACCCACGAGGACCTCGACAAGCTCACGAAGGCGTAG
- a CDS encoding MFS transporter, with protein MERKWWTLVVVCAATFMLLLDITIVVVALPDIQRALKTSFSDVQWVIDAYSLTLAALLLTAGSLADRFGRRRLFLIGLVVFTAGSLLCAVATSPLMLIASRAAQGVGGAILFSTSLALLAMNFHGRERGVAFGVWGAVTGVSTALGPILGGLITSGISWRGIFWVNLPIGVAAVAVTLVKVDESRAPHAHRPDWPGFGTLTAGLVSLVYGLIRASETSWSDTGVIICLALAVVFLAAFVVVEARVAHPMFDLSLLRIPTFLGGSVAAFAMNGSLYAMLLYLTIYLQDDLGYSALQTGLRILILSSAATVVSIASGRASAFLPVRWLIGSGLLLVGAGLLLMSGLSAGSGWTHLIAGFLVAGAGSGLVNPPLASTAVGVVHPFRSGMASGVNTTFRQVGIAVGVAAYGSIFTAVLAHDLSRRLDGVPGLAGQGDRISDAVHSGAAGQVIATAPAAVRGDLVEAIHASFAGALNDLFVTAGILALAGGVLALVLIRAKDFAAVAQQGGQPAGGGGQPPVRPEAAASAS; from the coding sequence ATGGAACGCAAGTGGTGGACGCTGGTGGTGGTCTGCGCGGCGACGTTCATGTTGCTGCTGGACATCACGATCGTCGTGGTGGCACTGCCGGACATCCAGCGAGCCCTGAAGACCAGCTTCAGCGACGTGCAGTGGGTCATCGACGCCTACTCGCTGACCCTGGCCGCGCTGCTGCTGACGGCCGGGTCGCTGGCCGACCGGTTCGGCCGGCGCAGGCTGTTCCTGATCGGCCTTGTGGTCTTCACCGCCGGCTCGCTGCTGTGCGCCGTGGCGACGAGCCCGCTCATGCTGATCGCCTCGCGGGCCGCGCAGGGCGTGGGCGGCGCCATCCTGTTCTCGACGTCGCTGGCGCTGCTGGCGATGAACTTCCACGGCAGGGAGCGCGGCGTCGCGTTCGGCGTCTGGGGCGCGGTGACCGGGGTGTCGACCGCGCTCGGGCCCATCCTCGGCGGCCTCATCACCAGCGGCATCAGCTGGCGCGGCATCTTCTGGGTGAACCTGCCGATCGGCGTCGCGGCGGTCGCGGTCACGCTCGTGAAGGTCGACGAGTCGCGGGCCCCGCACGCGCACCGGCCGGACTGGCCCGGCTTCGGCACGCTCACCGCCGGGCTGGTCTCGCTCGTCTACGGGCTGATCAGGGCCAGCGAGACGAGCTGGAGCGACACCGGGGTGATCATCTGCCTCGCGCTGGCCGTGGTGTTCCTCGCGGCGTTCGTCGTCGTCGAGGCGCGGGTGGCACATCCGATGTTCGACCTGTCGCTGCTGCGCATCCCCACCTTCCTCGGTGGATCGGTCGCGGCGTTCGCGATGAACGGCTCGCTGTACGCGATGTTGCTCTACCTGACGATCTACCTGCAGGACGACCTGGGCTACTCGGCGCTGCAGACCGGCCTACGGATTCTGATCCTGTCCAGCGCGGCCACGGTCGTCTCCATCGCATCGGGGCGGGCCTCGGCTTTCCTGCCGGTGCGCTGGCTGATCGGCAGCGGCCTTCTCCTGGTCGGCGCCGGGCTGCTGCTGATGTCGGGGCTGTCCGCGGGGAGCGGCTGGACGCACCTGATCGCGGGGTTCCTCGTCGCCGGGGCCGGCTCCGGCCTGGTGAACCCGCCGCTGGCCTCGACCGCGGTCGGAGTCGTGCACCCGTTCCGGTCGGGCATGGCCTCCGGGGTGAACACCACGTTCCGCCAGGTCGGGATCGCCGTCGGCGTCGCGGCCTACGGCTCGATCTTCACCGCCGTGCTGGCGCACGACCTCAGCCGGCGTCTCGACGGCGTGCCGGGCCTCGCCGGGCAGGGCGACCGGATCTCCGACGCGGTCCACTCCGGGGCGGCGGGCCAGGTCATCGCCACCGCGCCCGCCGCGGTGCGCGGGGACCTGGTCGAGGCGATCCACGCCAGCTTCGCCGGCGCCCTCAACGACCTGTTCGTCACCGCCGGCATCCTCGCGCTCGCCGGTGGCGTGCTCGCCCTGGTGCTCATCCGGGCGAAGGACTTCGCGGCCGTCGCCCAGCAGGGAGGCCAGCCGGCGGGAGGCGGCGGCCAGCCGCCGGTCCGGCCCGAGGCGGCCGCGTCCGCCTCGTGA
- a CDS encoding ATP-dependent 6-phosphofructokinase, whose translation MGEPLIVDHSTLAVRSLGPSRVTSPLLPLLGERPTTEHYIDEADKVLLDDTLAMVSSRNVPLAELPSFEAAGPRRKIYFDPAKTRVGIVTCGGLCPGLNNVIRGLVTELTTHYGVTRIFGFRNGYQGFIARYGHDVVDLTAERVATIGEDGGTILGTSRGQQDPEEIVDCLSRMNISILFVIGGDGTLRGAGEIARVATERGEKIAVVGIPKTIDNDIPFIDQSFGFQTAFAKASESIAAAHAEATSAPGGLGLVRLMGRHSGFIACYASLAKSDADVVLIPEVPFTLDGENGLLRYLRRRIEETGHAVVVAAEGAGQELFDAQSNGLGTGTDASGNRRLSDVGQFLSGRIVDYFTSAGVEINLKYIDPSYVIRSVPANPYDSVYCIRLAHAAVHAAMAGRTEMVVGRWRRRFIHIPIPLAISHRNQVDPSGDLWMSVLEATGQPPRFQ comes from the coding sequence CTGGGCGAACCACTGATCGTCGATCATTCGACGCTGGCGGTCCGTAGCCTCGGGCCCAGTCGGGTGACCTCGCCCCTGCTGCCCCTGTTGGGCGAGCGGCCGACCACCGAGCACTACATCGACGAGGCCGACAAGGTCCTGCTCGACGACACGCTGGCGATGGTCTCGTCGCGCAACGTCCCGCTGGCCGAGCTGCCCAGCTTCGAGGCGGCCGGCCCGCGCCGGAAGATCTACTTCGACCCGGCGAAGACCAGGGTCGGCATCGTCACCTGCGGCGGCCTGTGCCCCGGGCTGAACAACGTCATCCGGGGCCTGGTGACCGAGCTCACCACGCACTACGGCGTGACCCGCATCTTCGGCTTCCGCAACGGCTATCAGGGATTCATCGCGCGCTACGGCCACGACGTCGTCGACCTGACGGCGGAGCGGGTCGCGACGATCGGCGAGGACGGCGGCACGATTCTCGGCACGTCCCGGGGCCAGCAGGACCCGGAGGAGATCGTCGACTGCCTGTCCCGCATGAACATCAGCATTCTTTTCGTCATCGGCGGCGACGGGACGCTGCGCGGCGCCGGCGAGATCGCCCGGGTCGCCACCGAGCGGGGCGAGAAGATCGCCGTCGTCGGGATACCGAAGACGATCGACAACGACATTCCGTTCATCGACCAGAGCTTCGGCTTCCAGACCGCGTTCGCGAAGGCGAGCGAGTCGATCGCCGCCGCGCACGCGGAGGCGACGTCCGCGCCCGGCGGGCTCGGGCTCGTCCGGCTGATGGGACGGCATTCCGGCTTCATCGCCTGCTATGCCTCGCTGGCCAAGTCAGACGCCGACGTGGTGCTCATTCCCGAGGTGCCCTTCACGCTCGACGGCGAGAACGGGCTGCTGCGCTACCTGCGCCGCCGGATCGAGGAGACCGGCCACGCGGTGGTGGTCGCCGCCGAAGGCGCCGGCCAGGAGCTCTTCGACGCGCAGAGCAACGGCCTCGGGACCGGCACCGACGCCTCAGGCAACCGGCGGCTGTCGGACGTGGGCCAGTTCCTCAGCGGCCGGATCGTCGACTACTTCACCAGCGCCGGCGTCGAGATCAACCTGAAGTACATCGACCCGAGCTACGTCATCCGCAGCGTGCCGGCCAACCCGTACGACAGCGTCTACTGCATCCGGCTGGCGCACGCCGCCGTGCACGCCGCGATGGCCGGTCGCACCGAGATGGTCGTGGGCCGCTGGCGGCGCCGGTTCATCCACATCCCGATCCCGCTGGCGATCAGCCACCGCAACCAGGTCGACCCGTCGGGTGACCTGTGGATGTCGGTGCTGGAAGCCACCGGCCAGCCGCCCCGCTTTCAGTAG